A genomic window from Shewanella vesiculosa includes:
- a CDS encoding biotin carboxylase N-terminal domain-containing protein — protein sequence MTSKKQPANKTQALSADPLFLQAEHLAKDFSLFPAHNKQSLSEEVKGLLTEDAIQSNLKSLASLDVDGYVNKVIQPTLDKTRPGAKRMIADLKGKIIAESHIGPFYRAEVELNFGTRTRRIGFIAQERTTANGAWMPEHHLAACKAIRHFAELSMPIVYLIDTPGADAGEIANSQNQAHTISKAIAESANVDVPTVGIVIGAGYSGGAIPLAAANILLSVRDGIFNTIQPQGLQSIARKYNLSWQECAKSVGVSPEELYTAGCIDGIIDFTPSDKDERQHNFRRAIISAIEAVERAAMNFVRESTDLKDHYDRSLQRFLAPSANLLTLENNTRLSVANNPTMYHNIFGSAYRYLRYLTLRSRIHSISQEQYGRLSKVSVPEGDLLARIKQEQERVFQAWLTNPDKLVYDEELNKLWGTFSAKRKDISAERNVITRFILGEPKENYKKARKALLFNIGWSLYHRWKSNAANNFNGLIKHLESLPKSTTQAPWPELSQLTVLDIVVNDELRADFIWQCHNVLIFNALYDNVVGSLASISKEAMMSKSLSRESVDKLLHKSIDNALSTSDKANDKSKFYKWLKYFMDQSNRAELLTRVEQWKSVGFPQLNDSLFVILTYFFERLLPEYFDSEDDHDKYTGTINPVRIGRRKDFWNRLTMGYQDLLILKVLREEKKQGKMAWENIIKQFFNKFDEIDADKMSANMLNFPGFRLSIEDAIDKKIRPCGLITGLADFNNNGSKLRVGVAVSNTAFQAGAFDMASAEKFSSLLIECAKRKLPVICFISSGGMQTKEGAAALFSMAVVNDRITRFIRDNELPVLMFGFGDCTGGAQASFVTHPLVQTYYLSGTNMPFAGQMVVPAYLPSTATLSNYLSKVPGAMTGLVHNPFSDTLDTQLSGIDPLMPLPTMKIEDVISKALSTLVPEVIELEDVIVQNDPRALMKPIHKVLVHARGCTAVKLIRKAHDNNINVVLVASDPDMTSVPADMLKDTDKLVCIGGNTSDESYLNAYSVLKVAEYENVDALHPGIGFLSESPQFAALCVNNGVNFVGPSVHSMTTMGNKSNAIHTSQSQNVPVVPGSHGILTNAEQAVNVASEIGYPVLLKAVQGGGGKGIQVVKRPEDMIGLFQKTATEAAAAFGNGDLYLEKYVTSLRHIEVQLLRDKFGNTKVLGIRDCSVQRNNQKVIEESGSTMLPEELKQRVMEYTRALGEVTDYMGAGTVEFIYNLDANEVYFMEMNTRLQVEHPVTEATSGIDIVSAQFDIAAGRSIEKLEPVDQGYAMEVRVTAEKAALDSHGILQLIPNPGKITECVLPQRDDVEIISIAAAGKEVSPYYDSLIAQIIIRGTDRADVVSKMYAYLDSVVIKGIATNIPLLKLILKDPTFNEGVYDTNYLPRLMAELDIPALIAEMEAAAEAIEVDTESLRVGESNELKVMAQGAGIFYTSPAPGEADFVKEGDIVTVEQTLALMEAMKMFSQLTLAGFNRQTGVLYPEDQQYRIERILNSNGQQVSQGDLLFVISPVEA from the coding sequence ATGACCAGCAAAAAGCAGCCCGCTAACAAGACTCAAGCACTATCGGCTGACCCACTTTTTTTACAAGCTGAACACTTGGCTAAAGACTTTTCATTATTTCCTGCTCATAACAAGCAGAGTTTATCTGAAGAAGTGAAAGGGCTATTAACAGAAGATGCGATTCAATCAAACTTGAAAAGTTTGGCATCTCTAGACGTTGACGGTTACGTCAATAAAGTTATCCAACCAACCTTGGATAAAACCCGCCCTGGTGCGAAGCGTATGATCGCTGACTTAAAAGGCAAGATTATTGCCGAAAGTCACATCGGACCGTTTTATCGTGCTGAAGTGGAACTTAACTTTGGCACGCGTACTCGCCGTATTGGTTTTATCGCGCAGGAACGAACTACCGCCAATGGCGCATGGATGCCAGAGCATCATCTTGCAGCCTGTAAAGCGATTCGCCATTTCGCCGAATTGTCTATGCCTATTGTATATCTTATTGATACTCCTGGTGCTGATGCTGGCGAAATTGCCAATAGTCAAAACCAAGCGCATACCATTTCTAAAGCGATTGCTGAAAGTGCCAATGTTGATGTGCCGACAGTCGGTATTGTGATTGGTGCAGGTTACTCAGGTGGTGCTATTCCATTAGCGGCAGCTAATATTTTATTGTCTGTACGAGACGGTATTTTTAACACTATCCAGCCACAAGGTTTGCAAAGCATTGCGCGCAAGTACAACTTGTCATGGCAGGAATGTGCTAAGTCTGTTGGCGTTTCTCCAGAAGAGTTATATACCGCAGGCTGTATTGACGGCATTATCGATTTCACTCCATCAGATAAAGATGAGCGTCAGCATAATTTCCGTCGTGCGATTATCAGTGCTATTGAAGCTGTTGAACGTGCAGCAATGAATTTTGTGCGTGAATCTACCGATTTAAAAGATCATTACGATCGTAGTTTGCAGCGCTTTTTAGCGCCGTCGGCTAATTTACTGACGCTTGAAAATAATACTCGCTTGTCTGTCGCCAATAACCCGACCATGTACCACAATATTTTTGGTAGTGCATATCGTTATTTACGTTATTTGACCTTACGTAGCCGTATTCATTCAATCTCACAAGAACAGTATGGTCGCTTATCAAAAGTGAGCGTGCCAGAAGGTGACTTGTTAGCGCGCATTAAGCAAGAGCAGGAACGTGTGTTCCAAGCGTGGTTAACCAACCCAGATAAGTTAGTTTATGATGAAGAACTGAATAAGCTTTGGGGTACCTTTAGCGCTAAACGTAAAGATATTTCTGCCGAGCGTAACGTCATTACTCGTTTTATTTTGGGTGAACCAAAAGAGAACTATAAAAAAGCGCGTAAAGCGTTGTTATTTAACATTGGTTGGTCGTTATACCATCGTTGGAAAAGTAATGCTGCTAACAACTTCAATGGCTTAATTAAACATTTAGAGTCATTGCCTAAGTCTACAACACAAGCGCCGTGGCCTGAGCTTAGCCAACTTACTGTGTTAGATATTGTGGTTAATGATGAATTACGTGCAGACTTTATTTGGCAGTGTCATAACGTGCTTATTTTTAATGCGTTATATGACAATGTTGTAGGTAGCTTGGCATCAATTTCGAAAGAAGCCATGATGTCAAAAAGCTTATCTCGCGAGTCGGTGGATAAGTTACTGCATAAATCTATTGATAACGCATTATCGACAAGTGACAAAGCTAACGACAAGAGTAAGTTCTATAAGTGGTTAAAATACTTCATGGATCAATCGAATCGTGCAGAATTGTTAACGCGTGTAGAGCAATGGAAGAGTGTCGGTTTCCCACAGTTAAACGATTCTTTATTTGTTATTTTGACGTACTTCTTCGAACGTTTATTGCCTGAATATTTCGACAGTGAAGACGATCATGACAAATATACCGGCACCATTAACCCTGTGCGTATTGGCCGTCGTAAGGATTTCTGGAACCGCTTAACCATGGGTTACCAAGACTTACTGATCCTAAAAGTGCTTCGTGAAGAGAAAAAACAAGGCAAGATGGCATGGGAAAATATCATCAAACAATTCTTTAATAAGTTTGATGAAATTGATGCCGACAAAATGTCAGCTAACATGCTTAACTTCCCAGGTTTCCGTTTATCGATTGAAGACGCTATTGATAAAAAGATCCGTCCTTGCGGTTTAATTACCGGTCTAGCTGATTTTAATAATAACGGCAGTAAGTTACGTGTTGGTGTTGCGGTTTCAAATACCGCATTCCAAGCCGGTGCATTTGATATGGCCAGTGCTGAAAAATTCAGTTCGCTACTCATCGAATGTGCTAAGCGCAAACTTCCGGTTATTTGTTTCATCAGTTCTGGTGGCATGCAAACCAAAGAAGGCGCGGCAGCATTGTTTTCAATGGCGGTTGTGAATGACCGTATTACACGCTTTATTCGTGATAACGAATTACCTGTATTAATGTTTGGTTTTGGTGATTGTACGGGTGGTGCTCAAGCCAGTTTCGTGACTCATCCGTTAGTACAGACTTACTATTTGTCTGGCACCAACATGCCGTTTGCTGGCCAAATGGTGGTACCTGCGTACTTACCATCAACAGCAACACTGTCTAACTATTTGTCTAAAGTGCCAGGTGCCATGACTGGGTTAGTTCATAATCCATTTAGTGACACCTTAGACACTCAGTTGTCGGGTATTGATCCACTCATGCCATTACCGACAATGAAGATCGAAGACGTGATCAGTAAAGCATTGTCGACGCTAGTGCCTGAAGTGATTGAGTTAGAGGACGTCATTGTCCAAAATGATCCTCGTGCACTGATGAAGCCTATTCATAAAGTGTTGGTACATGCTCGTGGTTGTACGGCTGTTAAATTGATCCGTAAAGCTCACGACAACAATATTAATGTGGTGTTGGTGGCTTCAGATCCTGACATGACATCTGTTCCAGCAGATATGCTGAAAGATACAGATAAGCTTGTATGTATTGGTGGTAATACTTCAGATGAAAGTTACCTTAATGCTTACTCAGTCTTGAAAGTCGCTGAATATGAAAATGTTGACGCGTTACATCCTGGTATCGGTTTCTTATCAGAAAGTCCGCAGTTTGCAGCATTGTGTGTCAACAATGGGGTTAACTTTGTTGGTCCTAGTGTGCATTCAATGACCACAATGGGTAACAAGTCTAATGCTATCCATACTTCTCAATCGCAAAATGTGCCAGTTGTGCCTGGTAGTCATGGTATTTTGACTAACGCAGAGCAAGCCGTAAACGTAGCATCTGAGATTGGTTATCCTGTGCTGCTAAAAGCGGTACAAGGTGGTGGTGGTAAAGGTATTCAGGTTGTGAAACGTCCTGAAGACATGATTGGTTTGTTCCAAAAAACCGCCACCGAAGCTGCTGCTGCATTTGGCAATGGTGATTTGTATTTAGAAAAATACGTTACCTCATTACGTCATATTGAAGTGCAGTTACTGCGTGACAAGTTTGGTAATACCAAAGTATTGGGTATTCGTGACTGTTCAGTACAGCGCAATAACCAAAAAGTAATCGAAGAATCAGGTTCAACTATGTTGCCTGAAGAGCTGAAGCAACGTGTGATGGAATATACACGTGCGTTAGGCGAAGTAACCGATTATATGGGCGCAGGGACTGTTGAGTTTATCTATAACCTAGATGCTAACGAAGTGTACTTCATGGAAATGAATACACGTCTGCAAGTTGAGCATCCGGTGACAGAAGCGACATCAGGTATCGATATTGTTAGCGCGCAGTTTGATATTGCTGCTGGCCGTTCAATTGAGAAGCTTGAGCCTGTTGACCAAGGTTACGCCATGGAAGTGCGCGTAACGGCGGAAAAAGCAGCGCTTGATAGCCATGGTATTCTGCAGCTTATTCCGAATCCAGGTAAAATCACTGAATGTGTATTGCCTCAGCGTGATGATGTTGAAATTATTTCGATTGCCGCTGCTGGCAAAGAAGTATCGCCATACTATGATAGTTTGATCGCCCAGATCATTATACGTGGTACTGACCGTGCCGACGTTGTATCTAAAATGTATGCGTACCTCGATAGCGTAGTGATTAAAGGTATTGCGACTAACATTCCATTGTTAAAGCTTATCCTTAAAGATCCAACCTTCAACGAAGGGGTATATGACACTAACTACTTGCCACGTTTAATGGCTGAGTTAGATATACCTGCACTGATTGCAGAAATGGAAGCGGCAGCAGAAGCGATTGAGGTTGATACTGAATCATTACGTGTTGGTGAAAGTAACGAGTTGAAGGTTATGGCTCAGGGGGCTGGTATTTTCTATACCTCTCCAGCACCGGGTGAAGCTGACTTTGTAAAAGAAGGTGACATTGTTACAGTTGAACAGACATTGGCGTTGATGGAAGCAATGAAGATGTTCTCGCAACTGACGTTAGCGGGCTTTAATCGTCAAACGGGTGTGTTATATCCTGAAGACCAACAGTATCGCATTGAACGTATTCTCAATAGCAATGGCCAGCAAGTTTCACAAGGCGACTTACTATTTGTGATATCGCCAGTCGAAGCTTAA
- a CDS encoding SprT family zinc-dependent metalloprotease, whose product MFKSIFNLSQRAHQALTQDIHTKESSLSARPRTKQPLNTSVSNPLQLQILAKVEADYQLAELHFKRQFPRPCVHFSLRGKSAGTAHLQANKLRFNPVLLAENPDIFINEVVPHEISHLVCFHLFGKVKPHGKEWQSVMLTTFNIAPKTTHQLNTQSVSGQQFEYFCACGSIHLTIRRHNRIVRGQTQYRCRRCQQTLSPFSP is encoded by the coding sequence ATGTTTAAAAGTATTTTTAATCTCAGCCAACGCGCGCACCAAGCGTTAACACAAGATATCCATACTAAGGAATCTTCATTATCAGCGCGCCCTCGCACCAAGCAACCACTAAACACGAGCGTTAGTAACCCCTTACAACTGCAGATCTTGGCCAAAGTCGAAGCCGATTACCAGTTAGCCGAGCTGCATTTCAAACGCCAATTCCCCCGTCCTTGTGTGCATTTCAGCTTACGTGGAAAAAGCGCCGGCACAGCGCATTTACAAGCGAATAAATTACGCTTTAACCCGGTGTTACTGGCTGAAAACCCCGATATTTTTATTAACGAAGTTGTGCCACATGAAATTAGCCATTTAGTGTGTTTTCATCTGTTTGGTAAAGTAAAACCTCATGGTAAAGAATGGCAAAGCGTTATGCTGACAACATTTAATATTGCCCCCAAGACCACTCACCAACTCAATACTCAGTCTGTCAGTGGCCAACAGTTCGAATATTTTTGCGCCTGTGGCAGCATCCACTTAACCATAAGACGTCATAACAGAATTGTCCGCGGCCAAACTCAATATCGCTGTCGCCGTTGCCAACAAACATTAAGCCCTTTTTCTCCTTAA
- a CDS encoding LysR family transcriptional regulator, which translates to MNIPIKSLQIFLTIVETENFTRAAQKCFMTQPTLTKTIQRLEENIGEQLLIRNNQTVELTQAGQLFEQSAREILGHWHRLQEGISNLSGLKSGRLRLGVCPMMSSLITPLLTEYRQKYPGIELQMNEYGGFGCEQALLNNSLDIAFTALPTTHKIELANQALTKYPLLACLPEGHPLASKAEIRWQDFESYPFILYNEDFSLAKLINRLSRKVGVQLNIAFRTGQWDFLAAMVEANLGVAILPEPICQRLTSSKLIFKPMQPAMTWDLALIWRENLPLTPPAQALLTLSRDGHQ; encoded by the coding sequence ATGAACATCCCAATCAAGAGCTTACAGATTTTTCTCACCATAGTTGAAACCGAAAACTTTACCCGTGCGGCACAAAAGTGCTTTATGACCCAACCGACACTGACCAAAACCATTCAACGTTTAGAGGAAAATATTGGTGAGCAGTTGCTTATAAGAAATAATCAAACAGTAGAATTAACCCAAGCAGGACAATTGTTTGAACAAAGTGCGCGGGAGATTTTGGGTCACTGGCATCGACTTCAAGAAGGGATTAGCAACCTTAGCGGCTTAAAGTCTGGACGATTACGACTTGGAGTCTGCCCGATGATGAGCAGTTTAATCACGCCTTTGTTGACCGAGTATCGACAAAAATACCCCGGAATCGAATTACAAATGAACGAGTATGGCGGATTTGGTTGTGAGCAAGCACTGCTGAACAACAGTCTAGATATTGCCTTCACGGCGCTGCCTACAACCCATAAGATAGAGTTAGCGAACCAAGCGCTAACTAAATACCCTTTACTTGCATGCTTACCAGAAGGGCATCCTCTGGCTAGCAAAGCGGAAATACGCTGGCAAGACTTTGAATCTTATCCCTTCATTCTTTACAACGAAGATTTTTCATTAGCCAAGTTAATTAATCGTCTAAGCCGTAAAGTTGGTGTACAACTTAATATTGCTTTTAGAACGGGTCAGTGGGATTTTTTAGCGGCAATGGTTGAAGCTAACTTGGGCGTCGCAATTTTACCCGAACCCATTTGCCAACGGCTAACCAGTAGCAAACTGATATTTAAACCAATGCAACCTGCCATGACCTGGGATTTAGCCTTGATATGGCGAGAGAACCTGCCATTAACTCCGCCGGCTCAAGCACTATTAACCCTCAGTAGAGATGGCCATCAATAA
- a CDS encoding LysR family transcriptional regulator: MPDLNGMMLFAAVVRAKGFSQAAREIGQPKSTISRKVAQLEEQLGVRLLQRDTRNLSLTQVGALFFQHCDSISHEIEAAKATIENTHNDISGALRIAIPVSFSQDVIGHLCSSFMRLYPNIELDIQFTDNDVGLVGEGYDIAIKYGPLQSSDLVARLLFERQPILVASPGYIKKFSSPATPQELTQHNGILLGTTLSAPIWALGKGSRKIMATFKRKVRVNSASMVKRLALDDYGIAMLSNTSCKQELATGSLVPILQEWPMEPFKVYGVYSSRRQLASNISAFLDFFTKRYTSQESLHSMMS, from the coding sequence ATGCCCGATTTGAACGGTATGATGCTGTTTGCAGCCGTTGTTAGAGCAAAAGGATTCTCTCAGGCAGCACGAGAGATCGGACAACCTAAATCAACCATTAGTCGTAAAGTTGCGCAATTAGAAGAACAACTCGGAGTGCGGTTACTGCAACGAGACACCCGAAATTTAAGCCTGACTCAAGTTGGAGCATTATTTTTTCAGCACTGTGATTCTATTAGTCATGAAATTGAAGCGGCTAAAGCAACAATAGAAAACACCCATAATGATATTTCGGGCGCATTACGCATCGCCATTCCGGTGTCATTTTCACAAGATGTCATTGGTCATTTATGCTCAAGTTTTATGCGACTTTATCCTAATATAGAACTGGATATTCAATTTACCGACAACGATGTTGGCCTAGTCGGTGAAGGTTACGATATCGCCATAAAATATGGGCCGCTGCAGTCGTCAGATCTTGTGGCCAGGTTATTATTTGAACGCCAGCCTATTTTGGTCGCAAGTCCGGGTTACATTAAAAAATTCAGTAGCCCTGCCACGCCACAAGAATTAACTCAGCACAATGGTATTTTACTCGGCACCACCTTGTCGGCACCCATTTGGGCATTAGGCAAAGGCAGCCGTAAGATAATGGCGACCTTCAAACGTAAAGTGCGAGTGAACAGCGCCAGCATGGTAAAACGTTTAGCGTTAGATGATTATGGTATTGCTATGCTGTCGAACACGAGTTGTAAACAAGAGCTTGCAACCGGAAGCTTAGTGCCAATTTTACAAGAATGGCCAATGGAACCCTTTAAAGTCTATGGGGTCTATTCAAGTCGCCGTCAGCTAGCCAGTAACATTAGTGCTTTTTTAGACTTCTTCACCAAACGATATACCAGCCAAGAATCATTACATTCAATGATGAGTTAA
- a CDS encoding diguanylate cyclase, with amino-acid sequence MPEISSVLLVMLLILVNLFNTKHASASVLEVQPLIDSQSRNVVRYCVDPDWLPYEAIVDGRHTGVSSDYLALLTKYTGLTFMLVPTTSWRQSLELLKQGRCELTPILNQTPKRDQYLYFSEVFFKSPNVLVSLKSQPFLQGFENIGDRLLAIPKDYRLVEYIQQYYPNINTILTNSERQGLEKVANGEADVFVGSMFSVNAYIQQQGLTSLKIAGWGGPEDELRMGVIHAKQDLLPQINAGLAKITQADHIAIYKKWHNITVIEDIDYSLVIPVLTALGTFILFLLYRTISIGKYNVHLEANNKQLQQLQLQLEQKNSDLDFLAQHDPLTKLYNRQYFNQTFLDTRQAPTEQNHHNNIGLIIIDIDLFKAINDKHGHAIGDKILVQVAQVLQTSVRERDVVARWGGEEFVIVCQHVQLINAQELCQRITDELTYFHFYNDIKVTCSFGIALLGEGEPIEACFERADAALFKAKQSGRNQYCSA; translated from the coding sequence TTGCCTGAAATATCTAGCGTGTTATTGGTCATGCTGTTGATATTGGTTAATCTGTTCAACACTAAGCATGCCAGCGCTTCTGTGCTCGAAGTGCAGCCTTTAATCGACTCACAAAGCCGTAATGTCGTCCGCTATTGTGTTGATCCCGATTGGTTACCTTATGAAGCTATCGTCGATGGTCGTCATACTGGTGTTTCCTCTGACTATTTAGCCTTATTGACAAAGTATACCGGTTTAACTTTTATGTTAGTCCCGACAACCTCTTGGAGGCAGAGTTTAGAATTACTCAAACAAGGTCGATGTGAGTTAACCCCTATTTTAAATCAAACGCCAAAGCGCGACCAATATCTCTACTTTAGTGAGGTCTTTTTTAAATCGCCAAATGTACTGGTGTCGTTGAAGTCGCAACCCTTTCTACAAGGTTTTGAAAATATCGGCGACCGCTTATTGGCCATCCCCAAAGATTATCGCTTAGTCGAGTACATCCAACAGTATTACCCCAATATCAATACTATATTGACTAATAGTGAGCGCCAAGGGTTGGAAAAAGTCGCGAATGGTGAGGCTGATGTATTTGTTGGATCAATGTTTTCTGTTAATGCATATATTCAACAACAGGGTTTAACCTCGCTTAAAATAGCGGGTTGGGGAGGGCCTGAAGATGAATTACGCATGGGGGTTATTCACGCAAAGCAAGATTTATTGCCACAGATTAATGCAGGATTGGCAAAAATCACCCAAGCCGATCATATTGCAATTTATAAGAAATGGCACAATATTACCGTGATAGAAGATATTGATTATAGCCTAGTGATCCCTGTGCTAACGGCATTAGGGACATTTATTTTATTTCTCCTGTACCGCACAATATCAATCGGTAAGTACAATGTTCATTTAGAGGCAAACAATAAACAGTTACAGCAATTACAATTACAACTTGAGCAAAAAAATAGTGATTTAGACTTTTTGGCTCAACACGATCCACTAACAAAATTGTATAATCGTCAATACTTCAACCAAACATTTCTCGATACGAGACAAGCTCCTACTGAGCAAAATCACCATAATAATATTGGCTTAATTATTATAGATATCGACCTTTTCAAAGCAATAAACGACAAACATGGACACGCTATTGGTGACAAAATATTGGTCCAGGTTGCCCAAGTACTGCAAACTTCAGTGAGAGAGCGTGATGTTGTCGCCAGATGGGGCGGTGAAGAGTTTGTCATCGTTTGCCAGCATGTGCAGTTGATCAATGCCCAAGAGCTATGCCAAAGAATTACCGATGAACTCACTTATTTTCATTTTTATAACGATATCAAAGTGACTTGCAGCTTCGGGATTGCTCTGCTGGGTGAGGGTGAACCCATAGAAGCGTGCTTTGAACGTGCCGATGCTGCGTTATTCAAAGCTAAACAGTCAGGACGTAATCAATATTGTAGTGCGTAG
- the fusA gene encoding elongation factor G: MTELSKYRNIGIFAHVDAGKTTTTERILKLTGKIHKIGEVHDGESTTDFMEQEAERGITIQSAAVSCFWNDHRFNVIDTPGHVDFTVEVYRSLKVLDGGIGVFCGSGGVEPQSETNWRYANDSEVARIIFVNKLDRMGADFLRVVKQTKDVLAANPLVMVLPIGIEDEFCGVVDLLTRKAHIWDDSGLPENFEITDVPADMVDLVEEYREMLIETALEQDDDLLEAYMEGVQPSIEDVKRCIRAGTRTMAVFPTYCGSAFKNKGMQLLLDAVVDFLPDPVEVDPQPLTDEEGNENGEFAIVDVDAPFKALAFKIMDDRFGALTFVRVYSGRLKKGDTILNSFTGKSERVGRMVEMYANERIEIESAQAGDIIAIVGMKNVQTGHTLCDPKHPCTLEAMVFPEPVISISVTPKDKGGSEKMGIAIGKMIAEDPSFRVETDIDSGETILKGMGELHLDIKVDILKRTYGVDLIVGEPQVAYRETITKEIEDSYTHKKQSGGSGQFGKIDYTIRPGEQNTGFTFTSKVVGGNVPKEFWPAVEKGFKSMMNTGTIAGFPVLDVELVLQDGAFHAVDSSAIAFEIAAKGAFRQSMPKAGAQLLEPIMNVDVFSPDDNVGDVIGDLNRRRGMIKDQNAGVTGVRIKAEVPLSEMFGYIGSLRTMTSGRGQFSMEFAHYSPCPNSVSEKVVAQVKERKAAEAKK; this comes from the coding sequence ATGACCGAATTATCCAAATACAGAAACATTGGTATCTTCGCTCACGTTGACGCGGGTAAAACCACGACCACCGAGCGTATCCTTAAGCTAACCGGTAAGATCCACAAGATCGGTGAAGTACATGATGGTGAATCAACCACTGACTTCATGGAACAGGAAGCTGAGCGCGGTATTACCATTCAGTCAGCAGCAGTAAGCTGTTTCTGGAATGATCACCGTTTCAACGTTATTGATACTCCAGGCCACGTTGACTTCACTGTTGAAGTATATCGTTCGCTTAAAGTACTTGACGGCGGTATCGGTGTATTCTGTGGTTCAGGCGGTGTAGAGCCTCAGTCAGAAACAAACTGGCGTTATGCTAACGATTCTGAAGTTGCGCGTATCATCTTCGTAAACAAGTTAGACCGTATGGGTGCTGACTTCTTACGTGTTGTTAAGCAAACTAAAGACGTTTTAGCAGCTAACCCATTGGTAATGGTTTTACCAATCGGTATTGAAGACGAATTCTGTGGTGTTGTTGACCTACTAACTCGTAAAGCGCACATTTGGGATGATTCTGGTTTACCAGAAAACTTCGAAATTACTGATGTGCCAGCTGACATGGTTGACTTAGTTGAAGAATACCGTGAAATGCTAATCGAAACTGCTCTTGAGCAAGACGATGACCTACTAGAAGCTTATATGGAAGGTGTTCAACCATCTATAGAAGACGTTAAGCGTTGTATCCGTGCGGGTACTCGTACAATGGCTGTGTTCCCAACATATTGTGGTAGCGCATTCAAAAACAAAGGTATGCAGTTATTACTTGATGCCGTTGTTGATTTCTTACCAGATCCAGTTGAAGTTGATCCACAACCGCTAACTGACGAAGAAGGTAACGAAAATGGCGAATTCGCAATCGTTGATGTTGATGCTCCGTTTAAAGCATTAGCGTTCAAGATTATGGATGACCGTTTTGGTGCATTAACATTCGTACGTGTTTATTCTGGCCGTTTGAAAAAGGGTGACACCATCCTTAACTCATTCACTGGTAAATCTGAGCGTGTTGGCCGCATGGTTGAAATGTATGCTAACGAACGTATCGAAATTGAATCAGCCCAAGCGGGTGATATTATCGCTATCGTTGGTATGAAGAACGTGCAAACTGGTCACACTTTATGTGATCCTAAGCACCCTTGTACACTAGAAGCCATGGTATTCCCTGAGCCAGTTATCTCTATCTCTGTAACGCCAAAAGATAAAGGCGGCAGCGAGAAAATGGGTATCGCTATCGGTAAAATGATTGCAGAAGATCCATCTTTCCGTGTAGAGACTGACATTGATTCTGGTGAAACCATCCTTAAAGGTATGGGTGAGCTTCACTTAGACATTAAGGTTGATATTCTTAAGCGTACTTACGGCGTTGACCTAATTGTAGGCGAGCCTCAAGTTGCTTACCGTGAAACTATCACTAAAGAAATTGAAGATAGCTACACGCACAAGAAACAGTCTGGTGGTTCTGGTCAGTTTGGTAAAATTGATTACACTATTCGCCCTGGCGAGCAAAACACTGGTTTCACTTTCACTTCTAAAGTGGTTGGTGGTAACGTACCTAAAGAATTCTGGCCTGCTGTTGAGAAAGGTTTCAAGAGCATGATGAACACAGGTACTATCGCAGGTTTCCCTGTGTTAGACGTTGAACTTGTGCTTCAAGACGGTGCTTTCCACGCAGTTGACTCGTCAGCTATCGCGTTCGAAATCGCTGCTAAAGGCGCATTCCGTCAATCTATGCCTAAAGCCGGTGCACAACTTCTTGAGCCTATCATGAACGTTGACGTATTCAGCCCAGATGACAACGTTGGTGACGTAATTGGTGACCTTAACCGTCGTCGCGGTATGATCAAAGATCAAAACGCTGGTGTTACAGGTGTTCGTATTAAAGCTGAAGTACCGTTATCAGAAATGTTCGGTTACATCGGTTCACTACGTACAATGACTTCAGGCCGTGGTCAATTCTCTATGGAATTTGCTCATTACAGCCCGTGTCCAAACAGTGTTTCTGAGAAAGTTGTTGCTCAAGTTAAAGAGCGTAAGGCTGCTGAAGCTAAGAAGTAA